From one Mucilaginibacter inviolabilis genomic stretch:
- a CDS encoding DNA polymerase beta superfamily protein has translation MTFKELKQHPQYLLLDCISGSTAYNLNVQGSDIDKKGIFILPRQQLYGFAGTEQVANESNDEVYFEIERFIDLLTKNNPNILELLSTPQQFITYRHPLMDLIRPEDFLSKLCLGTFAGYAQTQVKKARGLNKKINKPLGDDRKTVLDFCYVLHNNGSVTLQQWLHDNRLQQQECGLTALDHFRGTYLLYHQRQMEGSVWLRGILSGMDADDVQLSQVPKGVEHMAVLHFNKDGYSVYCREYKEYKEWEAKRNQQRYQSTLSHGKNYDAKNMMHTFRLLNMAEEIAVHQQVMVHRHDREFLLNIRNGEFEFDDLMKMVEEKMEYIKELYATSILPDKPDMQKAENLLVRIREKFYGDK, from the coding sequence ATGACTTTTAAAGAATTAAAACAACACCCACAGTATCTGCTGCTTGATTGTATCAGCGGAAGTACCGCTTATAACCTGAACGTACAGGGATCCGACATTGATAAAAAAGGGATCTTTATACTGCCCCGGCAACAATTATATGGATTTGCGGGTACGGAACAGGTGGCCAATGAAAGTAACGACGAGGTTTATTTTGAGATAGAACGCTTTATTGATCTGCTAACCAAAAATAACCCCAACATACTGGAGTTGCTGAGCACACCCCAGCAGTTTATAACCTATCGTCATCCTTTGATGGATTTGATACGACCGGAGGATTTTTTATCGAAACTTTGCCTGGGTACTTTTGCCGGTTATGCGCAGACACAGGTGAAAAAAGCCCGCGGTTTGAATAAAAAGATCAATAAACCACTGGGGGATGATCGAAAAACCGTACTTGACTTTTGTTATGTGCTGCACAATAATGGCAGTGTTACTTTACAGCAATGGCTGCATGATAACAGATTGCAGCAACAGGAATGTGGCTTAACGGCGCTTGATCATTTCCGGGGAACCTATTTGCTTTATCACCAAAGGCAAATGGAGGGGAGTGTTTGGCTGCGCGGCATTTTGTCGGGTATGGATGCCGACGATGTGCAATTGAGCCAGGTGCCAAAAGGTGTGGAGCATATGGCCGTATTGCATTTTAATAAGGATGGCTATTCGGTTTATTGCCGTGAATATAAGGAGTATAAAGAGTGGGAGGCAAAGCGTAACCAGCAGCGTTATCAAAGTACGCTGTCGCATGGTAAAAATTATGACGCCAAAAATATGATGCATACGTTCAGGCTGTTGAATATGGCCGAAGAAATAGCCGTGCATCAGCAAGTGATGGTTCACCGGCACGACCGGGAGTTTTTACTAAACATCCGCAATGGTGAATTTGAGTTTGACGACCTGATGAAAATGGTAGAGGAGAAAATGGAGTATATAAAAGAACTGTACGCGACATCAATATTACCAGATAAACCCGATATGCAAAAGGCTGAAAATCTGCTGGTGCGGATACGGGAAAAGTTTTATGGAGATAAATAA